The sequence below is a genomic window from Cystobacter fuscus DSM 2262.
CATGCCCGGCATTCCAACAACACCTTCAGATGCGGGAGAAGGACCAACCCACCGCGTGTCCGTTCTCATACGGCATCACCCCGTGGAACGCCCGTGGATCCTCGTCGAACACCAGCGGCAGGAAGTGCCGATCCCCATCCCACAAGGGCAGCCGGAAGATGTCCTTCACCGGCACCCACGACAGCTCGCCCTCCACGTTGCGCTCGGCCGGCGTCCCCTCGAAGCGGTCGATGCGGAAGACGAACCCCAGCCAGTCCTCTCCCTTGGGACCAAAGCCCGGCCAGTTGATGGTGCCGCGCAGCGTGAGGTGCGTGCACTCGATGCCCGCCTCCTCGCGGATCTCCCGCCGGATACACGCGACCACGTCCTCGTCCGCCTGCATCTTTCCCCCCAGGCCGTTGTACTTGCCCAGGTGCGCGTCGTCCG
It includes:
- a CDS encoding NUDIX hydrolase produces the protein MRYTPIIGTLGYVMSPDGTKVLLVHRNARPDDAHLGKYNGLGGKMQADEDVVACIRREIREEAGIECTHLTLRGTINWPGFGPKGEDWLGFVFRIDRFEGTPAERNVEGELSWVPVKDIFRLPLWDGDRHFLPLVFDEDPRAFHGVMPYENGHAVGWSFSRI